The genomic window ATTACAATATTAAGAGTGGCACGTGTTACTCAAACTAGGGCTGAACAATTTGTCAAATCATAGAATGTAATTTTTTGATGAAGGTGAAATAAGTCTCAGCATATGATTATTGCAAATAAAGCATTGTGGTACTACAGAACCATATTCTGCAGATCTAAAGGAACATGCCTATTTAGTGCAAATACAAAAAtcacattatcttttttttatttttcagtgaaaatcaaatgcAAAGATTAGTATTTCTAACAAAATCATGCCTCATATTACAGTATGTCTCAAACCTGCAATATGAATTTTCTTGCAAATCATTCAGCTCAAATACTAATTTGCATGAATGTACTTATAAGTTTTATGTACTTTTAGTACAGTATAATGGAATATCATTTAAAAGAAAGATGAACCCTTTAACAAGTTTATCAGATGCCATATTAGGAGTACATATTGAAACATATTTAAGCATCTGTCcttttaaataatgacttttaaataatgaatgaatgctttTTTTAATGCTGTATTTTATGCAGTACtgtattttcttcagatacaggAGGAAAATACAGGACATGTGTGCGCAATAtttgaaatacaaataaaacaatcaGAACTAAATGGTGTCTACAGGGTAAAGTATTAACTTTGACCTCCATTTCTATAATAAAAAGACCTACAGCAATAAGAAAATGTGTAACATGTTGAATTAATTCAGTACACctcattgtctgaacaaaagggttaaaatacacatTAAGTGCAGAGGGAGCTCACACTCAGTACTTCACACTTTGGTTTGTAGATACAGTTTTGTTCCAGAAATTTTTTGCTTTTAACGCtgtacatatttcctgcatattcTGTTTGTAATATTAATACAGAGTCTGAGAAttgcaggtgtgtttgtgtgtgtgtgtgtgtgtgtgtgtgtgtgtgtagtcattAGAATGTCTCTAAAACTAGTGGTGGCCTAAGATTTTTTATCCAGTGCTGTATTTAAAGAAACAACCAGGTTTATTCAGCAACATCAGTGCCAAAAACAGATGACTGATGGGTACATTATGGACCTTATGAGAAAACACTTACATTTATGAGCACAATCCAGCAAATCTGCTTGATAGGATAAAATATTAatggatggataaatgaatgTGTGTAGATGTGAATAAAGTCACTGCAGCCGAGGGGAAGCTTCATCACAAGCAACATAAGAACAACTGGAAGCAAACATCCTGTCGGTGTCGGTGTCTTCACTTCCCTTCTTCAAGCTTGATTAGCTCCCCTGTGATTTTCTTGTTGCATGTGCTTGTGCATTCGTTACTGAAAAGAAGAACGTTGACAGTTTGTCTTTTCCTCACTGAGTCTTTAATTTCTTGCTGTGGCTCCCAGATTCTCGTCTTCTGACTTTAGGGGCATAGCGCCTGATGGAGATGACGACAAGATTATATGATTGTTATTTTAGCAACACATCCCACTAAGAAGTCATTCAGGTGCAGAATtatcaaaaagttaaaaaaaaataactaacagCATCTGGGTCAGTGGCAAAATGAGCAATTCAGAAGTATTAAAAACCGAACAAATACATTCCTTAGATTTGCTCaaatgtaaatttacattttcactattttttttacaAAGCATAACAAAGGCATCCTCCTGAAAATGTCAAAACAGTGTAACTGTAAAAGAAtgagaaatattaaatattttatccacatacagacattaccaaaagttttggcagtgacacaaattgacTCTTTACATTCTTTGCAAAAGTTTTAGAAATGtataaaatgaacagaacagcTCCTCATCGTTCCTCAGAAACATGTGGAAAATAACTAAAAATCCCAAATCATTAAAGCTCGCAAAAACAAATTTGCttcactgccaaaacttttggTCACAACTCTGTGTATGTAAATGTACTTACAGAAATAGTTACTTAAAATGTTTTATTAGGATTACCCCCAAATTTGAAactttatgtgtttttgtacagttgtgCTGGATACGTGCTGAAAACCTATTCTGTCCTAAATAATCTTTGATAACTTATGtaaaagttgccaaaaaaaaaaaaaaaaattaaaaaaggaagtATATTATAAAAGAGATTTCATTATATTTCATTATACTCCatgttattttttctatattgTGTTGTGTTTATCAGGAAAAAAATCCTAGTTACACCATTTGACCAGGGTACCAAAGCTATGTTTACACTGCAGGTAAAAAGTGACCTAAATCTGactttttgtacatttgtgaCCCATATTTGACAGTCTGAAATgcacaaatccaagttttttcaAGTCAGACCCAGGCCACGTTCATATGTGTTCCTAAATCAGATATATATCTGAtgtttttgcaatgtgacttcagtctgaacggtcatgtcgcatttcatctgacttttacaCCAGTGAAATGAGACAAATGGCAAAATGCCCCGGAGGAGGCAGGACCCGTcaagatccatatttacttcaATAAACATAGTGTGCTGAGTGTGATGTCACATTGTcttctgcacatgcacacactagTCTGATGTCAGTCACACTGAAATTTTAATTGAagcaaccatgaaaaaaaaaaaaaaaaaatcagatttcagcaaaaaaagaaTCTGAATTGAGCATTTAGACCTGTAGTGTGAACATAGCCTTGTACATCTGTGactttgtgtattttagtatttGTGTGGACTTCCTACATGTCTTTCTGTATGTGTTATTGTAATGGAGTTTCCCACCTTCGCTGGTAGAGatagaggagaaagaggagctCGTCTCTGAAACAGGAGAGctgatgagaggaggagaaggatccAGACGAGGAGATGAAGGAGGCGAAGGAGCACAGATCTGAGATCAGTGTGTTCATTCCCTGTTTCAGAGCGAAGAGACAATGACACAACTCTTATAATTAAAGATGATTATCAGAATGTTATCATTCAAAATATCACTGGTCAGTAAAAAGTTTCCAGAAAATGTTGGAAAACCAAAAGGCAAACACAAATCATTAGAGGCGTTGTACTCACTCTGTACATCAACACTGTCCCCTGGAGGTGACTCACAGACTTCAACTGAAGAAATAATAGAAGGATGAAAGAAAAATGAGTGTcagtattcacattattttacacTATTTACTCATTGGTATTTTGTGGCTGTCGGTGGTTTAGCTGCAGGACAAACCTTATGGTTGATAAAAAGCTGCGGTGCCATGGACAGGAACCCTAAAGCGTAAACTCCTGAAACACAGACAGGAGTCAGAGCACATaaagaaagaagaaataaaagactGGACTGGGATCAATCACATGAATGGACCTGTTTCAGTAAAATAAAGTGAACTCACCGGTCACCAGGCTGTTGATCATCCAGGAATAATAACTGTCAACACAACAGCACTTACTTTAATACAAAAacatctagatagatagatagatagatagatagatagatagatagatagatagatagatagataatcaatACCAATATGACAATGCTGTGttacatatttaattttctttctaAATTCAGCTTCTTTAAAATCTAACAGATGTATTTGTGCATTAATGTGATCATCCTGTCCTTCCAGGTGTGAACCACTGTGAGAGGAAAGTGTCCCGCTGCAACGACCTCAAGAACCTGACCCTGGATGACCTCCTgcagctcattttagttcaggggccacattcagcctaatatgatacaaagtgggccagaccactaaaataatatgaacaatgagataagaacttttgagtgaaaaaagtaaattccataacgTACATGTTTACGTCtgcgaattgtacttgaacataacctgaacaaatattaacaacctgaaaattcattagtaaaataagtgcaatgttagcaatattacaccttagtttatcatttatacatgtgaatcacaacttaaagatcacagtggatctacaaatacacaaaacactaaataacaggcagaatattattaaaattccacatacttctcttaagacatttcagatattcaaattttttgtaaaagggtagtctgtaaatgtaaacatttttgtgtaattttacttttttttttacactaaaacaaagagacaaatgtacagttttcattatttctaggttattatgattaggGCTtagtattggcaagaatcttccaatacgatacaaatcacaatactaggatcacaatacaatacatcacgatatatcatgatactgttaaaaaggcaattttttgtttgtttgttcatattctattagttcataactaacatcatatcattatttttgtgcaatcccaacaaaggaactaacatctgcctctcagacagtaaaaagtgcttttaggatgattcaaataaccattatttaataaaacagtgttaaataataagaaataagatataaataataaagaaaaacaaaaaaggaacccccgccatatctacatttgaataaatacttaaaaatatcaatacagtactttttaatatcaatacagtattgtgaaatgaaatatcatgatatattgcagaaccgatattttctaacacccctaattctggtagtattttactggtctgatccattttagatgaactaacctaaaatgattttaacatccttgattgttaatatcttagcgtaatttttgcatttcacaaattcatcccaggggccggactgaaccctttggcgggccggatttggcccccgggccgcatgtttaacacctgtgatttaaacaaaacacattaaaacagcattCAGGTGCAATCATTGCAAAAAGGAGGAGGGGTGCAGGTAAAAACAGCAAAGTGTTCATTTTAGATTATTCAGTATAGTTATTGTGGAGGGAATGAAGGATTTTTTATAGATGTTCTTCCGGGCCAGTGGAACTTTATAGCGTTTGCCTGATGGCAGCAGTGGGAAGCAGTGGTGGAGGGGATGGGAGGGGTCTTCTGTGATCAGGGTGGCCTTCCTGGTTACAGACTGGCTGTACAGTACTGAGAGGGGGGCTTGTGGTTCTCCAATGATTTTGCTGGCCTGGttaactgtattgtattgtatctaTATTGTAAATACCACAGTACATGTGTAACATACTGTATATCTATTTACACTGACCTGTTGCCAATCAACATAATTCATTACTGTTTATTCTTGGTGTCACTTACTTTTCCAGCCTTTTCTGCCCCCCCGTCCCAACTTTTCCGAGACGTGTTGTTACCATCAAATTCAAACTTACAGATTATTTTCTTACAATGGTGCATTTTCATCATTCTATATtctaacacaaacaaaaaatgtgtttaTGAGATTTGTGATTCAttccattctgtttttattttttaacttttttgaaattgtattgtatttttagtgaacaGTGTTTTGTTTGCAGTGTGTTTGGTTTTATTTGAGGATGTCTTGTTTGCTGCTCACCAGctaaaggtttttgttttgtgattTAACTGATGTTCATTCACAGATAGTTCAATAACTTTATAACAGTTCCGTTATTTTCAAGAATGAAAATTTCTTCATTGTGatgatgcattttttatttgtttggttttgttgtagttttatcTTTACAGCCTTATCTTGTAAAATATATCAAGTCGTGTGATAACACTTGTTTGAACAAATGCTTCCGGAATAAAAGTTTGCTTCATTTGGGTCATTAATAAatagaaattaagtcaaaagtgcaGGTTGGTTATAGTTTTCACAATACAATCTTGGCTCAAAATGTGAATTTCTATGTATTACTAAGAATGGGTATTGCTACTTTTACTTCAAACACACATTCCTTCTAGTGTAAAATGTATAAATCtatcatataaatgtacataaacctatatagcttatatattacagtaaCACTTAATTATATGTCTTGAAAACATGAGCCAAccaacacttttgtcatttattaagTAAGATTTacctctgaagcagataatttccaAACAATTTGAGAATAATGTATGAAAGATAATAAAATTCCATAGACAGATTGAACAGCAAAGTATATTTATCATGCCACCAGAGATGAGTATAAACGTGAACAGAAAGTCAAATATAATGTGATGATCTCACCTCTTCTGGCGTAAATAGGCCAGTGAGAAAATAGCTCCACTGATACACAAAGGATAGACCAAGTAGGACAAGTATCTGGAAGCCTGAAGAGAAAATCATTCAAATTACACCAAGATAcgacaaagacagaaacaaaatggAGCAGATTCCAACAGAAAAACGCTCGTACCTGTGAATCGTACTCCActgtttttctttcctcttcaTCTAGTTTGTTGACCTGATCAGAACCACAGACACCGATGTAGATTAAAGAGAAACTGTTGAAAAGCACCTGTCTTTCAGTTAATCTGAGGTCATATTCTATGCATCGTACTCACATGGAGTTTGGAGCTTTTCCACTGCAGCTGGATTTTATAGACTTTAAACACCTTCCAGACCTGACAGGATGACAGACCACAATGTAGAACCAACCAACAACCACTAGGTGACACTTTCACCCTCTGCACTGCAAATAAGAAAGTCCAATAGAGACTATTCCTTTATGTACCTCTACACATGCTCCCAACCCGACAGGAAGTAGCACCAGCAGACTCGTCTCCTCCAGCAGATGGAGGAAAATCAGCAGCGTACCCAGACTTCGCCACAGAACTAGACACAAAAAGGAAGACGCAAAGCAGTTCAGATCCAAAGCATATGAAGATTATCCAGCACGGACATAATCTGGTGCGTCATAGCAgagtatttaaattttttttttttttttgtgcaaaattccACATGTTAACCAAAAAACATTATaacaaaaccagcaaaacattaTACAGAACTGTATAGCATATCTACGTTTCCTGTTGCCTGCTTGTAGGATGAATCAAATACAGGGAAGTGTGCAATATAGGGCAATGGTGGAATGGAATACACTGCCACgtgtttttatttcagaaattcaagctgttagttttttctaaaaggttaagaattttcatatttatccaagaataactgtctgagctatagcacatcctatagtgacatcatctacatggtttgtttttcttcttctgtttgttgtggagctgttttttctttctgttttttgggtttattttatgTCGATGGCTACTGCCATAGTaatgtggcacaaaatattggtttgtctattgccacagaccaatcaaatgttagcatttgtactagagccagtcatggatactgttacatgaactcattatcctcttcttgccacagtactgtggtgatatatgtgGTATACTTCACTGcaatcttttgtgcattttgctaccacagtactgtggcaactgatggaagaaatgacaaattagtgatagtatagcATAGGAATTATTGTTCCAAATACTCTACATGTTGTTTTATGGCGTTCTTTGCTCTAGAGGCTGGAGAAGGTAGACAGAGCTTCATGTTAGATAGATGTGGTTGTGTGCAGCGTGACTTCTCAGTTGTGTTtgaaaatttttacaaaaaaaaaaaaaaaaatttttaaaaactactCCAACCAAGAATTGAACCTAGGTTTTCTGCATTGTCAGCTGATTCAATACCGAGTGAGCTAAACATCCACTGTATCTCCAATTGACCTATTCGCCttatgattgccttggtactttttgggatgtacatgatggtctagacatgatataacaagggcgctaattggctctgtggtaatagacaaactggtatttcgtgccacagtactgtgtcaatagccacttatttatttatttattctttttttctgcgCTTGTTGTTACTATGATTgctattgtaattgttttgcattatgTGCTTGttgttgaattttgttttttgtgttgttgtgttgagtatatgtacatcctgtttgttgagcgagttgtgggaaattgtggtgctttgtttttatgttgttaatgaccccaggaacAGTAGCTGCGGTGGTGTGCAGCAACTATAGgggatcaaaactaataaaactagcaaaatTACACAAGTCCTGTAAAACTCATCAAAAAATAATATTTGCTTCAGCACAGCTCACAAACTACACAAAACtgatagtgaaaaaaacaaaatataaacactgAACTGCAGTGTTATCAAAGTTTGGAACTTTTTTACACATGTatgaaacacacatgcacaaaggTATCAAAAGCATGGATGTGTATTCCAAACATAACAGACACGATCATTGCGAATAGAAATGTTAGTTCTTACACACttcatacaataaaacaaaaatattaagcTAAATTTGTCTCTGTGGGTCTAGCTGTAAGACACTTGGGGATATTGTGTTTTCTGCGTAATTATAAAAATTTATAAACTTCAAAAAGAAATGAGTTACACTGGCCCTACCAACATTAAATAGAAGTGAGCAAAATAAGGTCTAaaccaagaaaatgaataaaaactaatcaaataatcacaaaagtggacaaaaatgccaaaaaatatTCCTGAAAGTGatcaaaaataaaaccaaataatgatcaaaatcatcaatacaatgaaaaaaaaaaaaatctaaataattgatgaaatgaacacaaattaacaaaatcatgaataaaatgaacaaaataatccaaaaatgaaCCAAGCAATCATCAAAATGAACACATGAAAACCCATGTGCTAAAAACAAGAAAACTTCACTAAATGTCACCTTTTTGCATCCACATCATATATGGTATGTGTAAAACAAGTGGGTTGTATTGATACTTTTGTAAAAATTGTATTATAAAATGGTAAATTTAGTAGCTGTATTTTTAGCTGTAATTATTAATAGTTGGAGAGACAGAACAAGAAGAATCCCTGTAAGTCTtaaaacattcagaaaaaaaaagaaaaatcagtgaagCTTTTCTTACCTGACTTTCTGGACATTCCTGCCATGTTCTTCTTTTTTCTCCATGAGCTGATGTCATTTTTAAGAGCCAGAAATTCACAAATGAGCTACAAAACAATCATAAAGTCATCTGTTATACCCGCTGCTTGCTTTAATTCATTGTAACAGAGGCTTTGTTGCTATAGTAGAGggcggtgtgtgtttgtgaatcttACTTGCAGAGCTGTGATGACTGCAGTCAGTACTAACAGGTAGAGGTTGGAATCCGCTAGTGTTTCTTTAATTTCATCTATGTTCTCCTCTGTGAAGCCTGGAAAGACACACAGGAATAACAAATCagatatgggtcaaaacacagtatttgaaatctctctgacgggacatttaaaagacaatttgacagattattgTTGCCAAACAAcctacatttttccttttttttttttttttaatatatatataaacttattgttaaacttgttatttttatttggttttgctcatcCAAATATATAAGATATTTTACATACATTGACATATAATCAcacatccccatatggcacacataaaaaaaaaaaaaaaaaaaatctatatctacAGTAGATAttaattacaattaatcacaaatgaaacatgaaagacaataaataaataaataaataaataaaatatacatatacatatatacatacatataaataacatacatgtatacaaccacttctgaatgcttattgcattaaaagcttaatcatgggactccatctctttgtaaatatctctccctgaattctaagtacatgtgtaatttgctccatctgatagatttccctcactttctcaatccaaatgttatatgttggaggttcaggtttcaaccacttgatagtgatgcatttaatggctgctgtTAGTAAAATTCGCAAGAGGTATTTTTAGTTATTTCCCTCTAAAgtttctgggattacacctaaaatagcaaactttaaatctttagaaaatatttggttgaaaactgtgttcacaacaacaaatatatcatcccagaaaggtctgatctTAGGACACGTCCAGAATATATGGGTATGGttctacatttttacttttaaattcatttttgctttagttggactataagggattatccaaaacaaggagctactttatattgaaataaacgatggaatggcaatcaattaaagttcgctctctgatgggacattactgtgttttgacccatatctGTGTTTTATTCACATGTCACAATGATGGCAGAAATGTGGATGGGGATGATTAGaggattagtttagattataGGAAGTGGTGTTTGTTAAATGAACTTTGTCCTGTTCACATTCAATACAGCTCTAGTTTGGAGAAATAGACAGTAGTACCAATATCAGTGGCAAAAAGTGATCAACGGATAGGTAAACTATTAATAACTTGTATCTAACTCACCAAACTGTCGAAGTGAATACACCACATCCTGTAAATGGATCCAAAACCTGAATCTCCTCAGAGAGATTCCTTCATAGGACACAGTCAGAGGGAGGTAATCAGTGTCTATGCTGATCTCCTGCAGAGACATAAATGTTTGTGAAATCTGAAAACAGGTAATAGGCATTTTTAAATGGACATGCATGTATGTTCAGTGTCTCACCATGAGGTCTTTGACTCTGAAGCTGAGTTCATTAACCAGTAGAAGAGGAAGGTACATCATCTGTTTGCCTTCCTGAGACCTACCAGAAAGGAAATTAAACAGACACAGTGGCTCAAAGCAGATTCTATATTAACAGTCTAATGGAAACAACGGGATTTAATATCatataaaattgcacaaaatggCCTTTAAGAGATGAGACAACCATCCACTC from Sphaeramia orbicularis chromosome 16, fSphaOr1.1, whole genome shotgun sequence includes these protein-coding regions:
- the LOC115434973 gene encoding cleft lip and palate transmembrane protein 1-like protein isoform X2, with amino-acid sequence MFPSCYSKPADGSGKKSSIAKLLLGVFVVYMLHTAWLLYGFLNTKPCDGGEHCITSYLAARPRLQMSVFTCFVPDNSQLNLALKIDPFDPYSTFERQVKVYIPEETRSNGSLYAVVYMHKAGVSPLDDSREVHYAAQLTTYIPPRHTEGQRNSNKVPTRPDRPISHWRPHLSITVMSEAFTFNKAGLPSDVRRYMRVSQEGKQMMYLPLLLVNELSFRVKDLMEISIDTDYLPLTVSYEGISLRRFRFWIHLQDVVYSLRQFGFTEENIDEIKETLADSNLYLLVLTAVITALQLICEFLALKNDISSWRKKKNMAGMSRKSVLWRSLGTLLIFLHLLEETSLLVLLPVGLGACVEVWKVFKVYKIQLQWKSSKLHVNKLDEEERKTVEYDSQASRYLSYLVYPLCISGAIFSLAYLRQKSYYSWMINSLVTGVYALGFLSMAPQLFINHKLKSVSHLQGTVLMYRGMNTLISDLCSFASFISSSGSFSSSHQLSCFRDELLFLLYLYQRRRYAPKVRRRESGSHSKKLKTQ
- the LOC115434973 gene encoding cleft lip and palate transmembrane protein 1-like protein isoform X1: MFPSCYSKPADGSGKKSSIAKLLLGVFVVYMLHTAWLLYGFLNTKPCDGGEHCITSYLAARPRLQMSVFTCFVPDNSQLNLALKIDPFDPYSTFERQVKVYIPEETRSNGSLYAVVYMHKAGVSPLDDSREVHYAAQLTTYIPPRHTEGQRNSNKKVPTRPDRPISHWRPHLSITVMSEAFTFNKAGLPSDVRRYMRVSQEGKQMMYLPLLLVNELSFRVKDLMEISIDTDYLPLTVSYEGISLRRFRFWIHLQDVVYSLRQFGFTEENIDEIKETLADSNLYLLVLTAVITALQLICEFLALKNDISSWRKKKNMAGMSRKSVLWRSLGTLLIFLHLLEETSLLVLLPVGLGACVEVWKVFKVYKIQLQWKSSKLHVNKLDEEERKTVEYDSQASRYLSYLVYPLCISGAIFSLAYLRQKSYYSWMINSLVTGVYALGFLSMAPQLFINHKLKSVSHLQGTVLMYRGMNTLISDLCSFASFISSSGSFSSSHQLSCFRDELLFLLYLYQRRRYAPKVRRRESGSHSKKLKTQ